The Lutra lutra chromosome 10, mLutLut1.2, whole genome shotgun sequence genome contains a region encoding:
- the TIGD3 gene encoding tigger transposable element-derived protein 3 has protein sequence MELSSKKKLHALSLAEKIQVLELLDESKMSQSEVARRFQVSQPQISRICKNKEKLLADWCSGTANRERKRKRESKYSGIDEALLCWYHIARAKAWDVTGPMLLHKAKELADIMGQDFVPSIGWLVRWKRRNNVGLGGRHVLAPSFPPEPPPPGPTSGAQPPLSLKDFSPEDVFGCAEVPLLYRAVPGSGGPCERVRVLLCANSRGTEKRRLLVSGLHASPRCFFGVSSEALPASYHPDLGIPWSEWLAQFDRDMGRQGRQVTLLLAARVLEELASLPGLCHVRLLPLAATTAAPSTPALPSSVIRAFKTHYRHRLLGKLAAVQSRRAGVSLAEAGAGLTVLDALHLAAAAWAKVPPQLIVSGFIQEGLAPCQLPPAPSEASELPLVPSGMSLQEFARFVDLEGEEPSSGACKEESGAEAEEGVGEDGFQPLPTKADALRALGTLRRWLECNSPSPALFEKFYACEEEVERLCCL, from the coding sequence ATGGAGCTGAGCAGCAAGAAGAAGCTTCACGCCCTGTCCCTGGCCGAGAAGATCCAGGTGCTGGAGCTCCTGGATGAGTCCAAGATGTCCCAGTCAGAGGTGGCCCGGCGCTTCCAGGTCTCCCAGCCCCAGATCTCGCGCATCTGCAAGAACAAGGAGAAGCTGCTGGCCGACTGGTGCAGCGGCACGGCCAACCGGGAGCGCAAGCGCAAGCGGGAGTCCAAGTACAGCGGGATCGACGAGGCTCTGCTCTGCTGGTACCACATCGCCCGCGCCAAGGCCTGGGACGTCACGGGGCCCATGCTGCTCCACAAAGCCAAGGAACTGGCTGACATCATGGGCCAGGATTTTGTGCCCAGCATCGGCTGGCTGGTCCGCTGGAAGCGCCGGAACAACGTAGGCCTTGGGGGCCGCCACGTACTTGCGCCCTCCTTCCccccagagccccctcccccaggccccacgTCCGGGGCCCAGCCTCCTCTTTCCCTTAAAGACTTCTCCCCAGAGGACGTTTTCGGCTGTGCCGAAGTGCCTCTGCTGTACCGGGCCGTGCCCGGCAGCGGGGGGCCCTGTGAGCGCGTGCGGGTGCTGCTGTGCGCCAACAGCAGGGGCACGGAGAAGCGGCGGCTGCTGGTCAGTGGGCTCCATGCCTCGCCCAGGTGCTTCTTCGGGGTCAGCAGCgaggccctgcctgcctcctACCACCCTGACCTGGGCATCCCCTGGTCCGAGTGGCTGGCCCAATTCGACAGGGACATGGGCCGGCAGGGGCGACAGGTCACCCTGCTGCTGGCAGCCCGGGTGCTGGAGGAGCTGGCCAGCCTGCCCGGACTCTGCCACGTGAGGCTCCTGCCGCTGGCCGCCACCACGGCCGCCCCCAGCACGCCGGCCCTGCCCAGCTCCGTGATCCGGGCCTTCAAGACACATTACCGGCACCGGCTGCTGGGCAAGCTGGCCGCCGTGCAGAGCAGGAGGGCCGGCGTCTCGCTGGCAGAGGCCGGGGCGGGCCTCACGGTGCTGGATGCGCTGCACCTGGCAGCGGCGGCCTGGGCCAAGGTGCCCCCGCAGCTCATCGTCAGCGGCTTCATCCAGGAAGGGCTGGCTCCCTGCCAGCTGCCCCCGGCCCCCAGCGAAGCCTCCGAGCTGCCTCTGGTCCCCAGCGGGATGAGCCTCCAGGAGTTTGCCCGCTTTGTGGACCTGGAAGGCGAGGAGCCCTCATCTGGAGCGTGCAAAGAGGAGTCAGGCGCGGAGGCCgaggagggagttggggaggaCGGCTTCCAACCCCTGCCCACCAAAGCAGACGCCCTCCGGGCTCTGGGCACACTCCGGAGATGGCTGGAGTGCAACAGCCCCTCCCCTGCGCTCTTTGAAAAATTCTACGCCTGCGAGGAGGAGGTAGAGCGGCTCTGCTGCCTGTGA